A portion of the Pectobacterium brasiliense genome contains these proteins:
- a CDS encoding YebW family protein, with the protein MFALVIFVCYLGHGCDDVVVGAYNTEAQCLQAMDEQRLRRAGCFPIEDYIDGFWIPAQEYADF; encoded by the coding sequence ATGTTTGCATTAGTGATATTTGTTTGTTATCTCGGGCATGGCTGTGACGATGTGGTCGTCGGGGCCTACAACACCGAAGCGCAGTGTCTGCAAGCGATGGACGAACAGCGCCTACGCCGCGCGGGCTGCTTCCCCATCGAAGACTATATTGACGGCTTCTGGATCCCCGCTCAGGAATACGCTGATTTCTAG
- the rsmF gene encoding 16S rRNA (cytosine(1407)-C(5))-methyltransferase RsmF, with the protein MAKFTPASLPAEFLDTMRDIMPSSLSMEDFIAACQRPLRRSIRVNTLKISVDAFLELVQPYGWQLEPIPWCQEGFWLLNAEEENTRLGNTLEHLSGLFYIQEASSMLPVSALFHRNDALDTVLDVAAAPGSKTTQIAARLNNEGAIVANEYSASRVKVLHANISRCGVSNTAITHFDGRVFGAALPEYFDAILLDAPCSGEGVVRKDPAAMSHWSQESITDIAATQRDLILSAFHALKPGGVMIYSTCTLNRQENQQVCHWLQTQFPDACEFESLHALFTDAEHATTEEGFLHVFPQIYDSEGFFVARLRKTASIPPLPRPGYKVGKFPFSPMPPKDSAVLKQAASKQGIHWDETLLQLWQRDSEIWLFPAALTSAFGNIKFSRIGIKLAERFPKGFRWQHEAIVALADPNAKNAYALTDRIACEWFQGKDSYPEPLPAADELILTYQNTPVGLAKRISSRIKNNLPRDLVRDGATSAQPLSKE; encoded by the coding sequence GTGGCAAAATTTACCCCAGCCAGCCTGCCTGCTGAATTTCTCGACACTATGCGGGACATCATGCCTTCATCCCTTTCGATGGAGGATTTTATTGCCGCCTGCCAGCGTCCGCTGCGTCGGAGCATCCGCGTGAATACGTTAAAAATCAGCGTCGATGCCTTTCTTGAGCTTGTACAGCCTTATGGCTGGCAGCTTGAGCCGATTCCCTGGTGTCAGGAAGGTTTCTGGCTGCTGAATGCGGAAGAAGAGAACACGCGGCTAGGCAATACGCTGGAGCACCTGAGCGGGCTGTTTTATATTCAGGAAGCCAGTTCGATGCTGCCCGTCAGCGCCCTGTTCCATCGCAACGATGCGCTGGATACGGTTTTGGACGTCGCGGCCGCTCCGGGTTCTAAAACAACGCAGATCGCGGCCAGATTGAATAACGAAGGGGCTATCGTCGCCAATGAGTATTCAGCCAGCCGGGTAAAAGTGTTGCATGCCAACATCAGCCGCTGCGGCGTCAGCAATACCGCGATTACACACTTCGACGGGCGAGTTTTCGGCGCGGCGCTGCCGGAGTATTTTGATGCGATTCTGCTGGATGCCCCGTGCTCGGGTGAAGGCGTGGTGCGTAAGGATCCTGCTGCGATGAGCCACTGGTCGCAGGAGAGCATTACCGATATTGCGGCCACACAGCGTGATCTGATTCTGAGCGCGTTCCATGCACTGAAGCCTGGCGGCGTGATGATTTACTCCACCTGTACGCTAAATAGGCAGGAAAATCAGCAGGTTTGCCATTGGTTACAGACACAGTTTCCTGATGCGTGCGAATTTGAATCGTTACACGCTCTCTTCACCGACGCCGAACACGCGACAACCGAAGAAGGCTTCCTGCACGTCTTCCCACAGATTTATGACAGCGAAGGCTTCTTTGTTGCCCGTTTGCGGAAAACCGCCAGCATACCGCCGCTGCCACGGCCTGGCTATAAAGTGGGTAAATTCCCGTTCTCTCCGATGCCGCCCAAAGATTCTGCAGTACTCAAACAGGCGGCAAGCAAACAGGGTATTCACTGGGATGAGACGTTACTTCAGCTGTGGCAGCGTGATAGCGAGATCTGGCTCTTCCCTGCGGCGCTGACGTCTGCTTTTGGCAATATCAAATTCTCACGAATTGGCATTAAACTCGCTGAACGCTTCCCTAAAGGTTTCCGCTGGCAACATGAAGCCATTGTTGCGCTGGCCGATCCGAACGCGAAGAATGCCTACGCGCTGACCGATCGCATCGCCTGTGAGTGGTTTCAGGGGAAAGACAGCTATCCAGAACCGCTTCCTGCTGCGGATGAGCTCATTTTAACCTACCAGAACACGCCTGTCGGCCTGGCCAAACGTATCAGTAGCCGGATAAAAAACAATCTGCCGCGCGATTTGGTGCGGGATGGCGCGACCTCCGCTCAGCCTCTTTCTAAAGAATAA
- a CDS encoding PqiB family protein yields MQDNTPGTPTEATVKNKRRLSPFWLLPLIALMIAGWLIHTNQQERGATVTIDFVSADGIVAGRTPVRYQGVEVGTVQNIKLSEDLRTIQVEASIKSDMKEALRSGTQFWLVTPKASLAGVSGLDALVGGNYIGMMPGSGDPQEHFSALDTQPKYRVNTGELLIHLHADDLGSLNTGSLVYYRKIPVGKVYDYTVSQDSHGVMIDVLVERRFTHLVKKNSRFWNVSGFNADISVSGAKIEMENLAALVNGAIAFDSPEESENAGAEQSYRLYPDLAQSQRGVKITLDLPSGDSLSEGRTPLMYQGLEVGTLNKIMLNPDNGKVSGELIIDPSVVSLMREGTRIELSKPQLSLSDLNVSRLLSGPTLTLIPGEGEPRQHFDVLDSGQQQLTQPGALSIQLTAAQSYGIDSGQPVLLHGVQVGQVVKRTLDEQGVSFLLVIEPRYRQLLHRDSKFIVNSRVNVKMGLDGIQVLGASAQEWVSGGIQVLPGSKGDVQTRYPLFSDLEKAEEGIRGATPSPTLTLVTDSLPDIQDGSIVLYRKFQVGEIMRVRPKADTFEVDVYIRPEHRKLLTENSVFWAEGGARVQLNTSGLTVQASPLNRALKGAISFDNLEGAPEIKGGKRVLYNNETSARAVGSRIILRTYDASKLAPGMPIRYLGIDIGQLDSLKLSEQRNEVLVQAVLYPEYVRNFARSGTRFSVVTPEISAAGVNHLETLFQPYINVEPGNGSVTRSFELQQATISDSRYQDGLNISVDAPEAGALQVGTPVLFRGIEVGTVTGLSLGTLSDRIAVSLRISKRYQHLVRDNSVFWLASGYNLEFGLTGGVIKSGTFQQFIRGGIAFATPPSTPLAPKAQEGKHFLLRNEEPKEWRQWGTAIPTPNN; encoded by the coding sequence ATGCAAGATAATACGCCTGGGACACCAACTGAAGCTACCGTGAAGAACAAGCGTCGCCTGTCGCCATTTTGGCTGCTGCCGCTGATTGCGCTGATGATTGCTGGCTGGCTGATTCACACCAATCAGCAGGAGCGCGGCGCAACGGTCACCATCGATTTTGTCTCCGCTGATGGTATTGTCGCTGGGCGTACGCCCGTGCGCTACCAGGGGGTCGAAGTCGGTACCGTGCAAAATATCAAGCTGAGTGAAGACCTGCGTACCATTCAGGTCGAAGCAAGTATCAAAAGCGATATGAAGGAAGCGTTGCGCAGCGGCACGCAGTTCTGGCTGGTTACCCCGAAAGCCTCTCTCGCTGGGGTGTCAGGGCTGGATGCGCTGGTGGGGGGTAACTACATCGGTATGATGCCCGGCTCCGGCGATCCGCAAGAACACTTTTCCGCGCTGGATACACAGCCTAAATACCGCGTGAATACCGGGGAACTGCTGATTCATCTCCATGCCGACGATCTCGGCTCACTGAATACCGGTTCGCTGGTTTACTACCGAAAAATCCCGGTGGGGAAAGTCTACGATTACACCGTTTCCCAGGATAGCCACGGTGTGATGATTGACGTGCTGGTTGAACGCCGCTTTACCCATCTGGTGAAGAAAAATAGCCGTTTCTGGAATGTGTCTGGCTTTAATGCGGACATTAGCGTCAGCGGCGCAAAAATTGAGATGGAGAATCTGGCGGCGCTGGTTAACGGCGCGATCGCGTTCGATTCACCGGAGGAGAGCGAGAATGCGGGAGCCGAACAATCCTACCGCCTCTATCCCGATCTGGCACAAAGCCAGCGTGGTGTGAAAATCACGCTGGATTTGCCTTCCGGCGACAGCCTATCCGAAGGGCGCACCCCGCTGATGTATCAGGGATTGGAAGTCGGCACGCTAAATAAAATCATGTTGAACCCAGACAACGGCAAAGTCAGCGGAGAGCTCATCATCGATCCTTCCGTGGTTTCTCTGATGCGGGAAGGCACGCGTATCGAACTCAGTAAGCCCCAGCTTTCACTCAGCGACCTGAATGTTTCACGTCTGCTGAGCGGCCCAACGCTGACGCTCATCCCCGGTGAAGGCGAACCGCGCCAGCACTTTGACGTACTGGATAGCGGACAACAGCAGCTCACTCAGCCCGGCGCGCTTTCTATTCAGCTCACGGCAGCACAAAGTTATGGCATTGATAGCGGCCAACCCGTGCTGCTGCACGGCGTGCAGGTCGGTCAGGTCGTCAAACGTACGCTGGACGAACAAGGTGTCAGCTTCCTTTTGGTGATCGAGCCGCGATATCGCCAGCTATTACATCGCGACAGCAAATTCATCGTGAACAGCCGAGTGAATGTGAAGATGGGGCTGGATGGGATTCAGGTGCTGGGTGCCAGCGCACAAGAGTGGGTCAGCGGTGGTATTCAGGTTTTACCGGGCAGCAAAGGCGACGTTCAGACGCGTTACCCGCTGTTCAGCGATCTCGAAAAAGCCGAAGAAGGCATTCGCGGTGCCACGCCTTCCCCGACTCTCACCTTAGTGACTGACAGCCTGCCGGATATTCAGGATGGCTCCATCGTGCTGTACCGTAAATTCCAGGTAGGCGAAATCATGCGGGTGCGGCCGAAAGCGGATACCTTCGAGGTTGACGTTTATATTCGTCCCGAACACCGCAAGCTACTGACGGAAAACAGCGTGTTTTGGGCAGAAGGCGGGGCCCGGGTGCAGTTGAATACGTCGGGCCTGACCGTGCAGGCTTCTCCGCTGAACCGGGCGCTTAAAGGGGCGATCAGTTTTGATAATCTGGAGGGCGCACCGGAAATTAAAGGTGGCAAACGCGTTCTGTATAACAACGAAACATCGGCACGCGCCGTGGGGAGCCGCATCATTCTACGCACCTACGATGCCAGCAAACTCGCGCCGGGCATGCCGATCCGCTATCTGGGAATCGATATCGGCCAGTTGGATTCGCTGAAACTGTCCGAGCAGCGTAATGAAGTGCTGGTGCAGGCTGTCCTCTACCCTGAATACGTGCGTAATTTCGCCCGTTCCGGGACGCGTTTTTCCGTCGTCACGCCAGAAATTTCCGCTGCCGGAGTGAATCATCTGGAGACGCTATTCCAGCCTTATATTAACGTCGAACCGGGTAACGGCAGCGTAACGCGGAGTTTTGAGCTGCAGCAGGCCACCATCTCTGATTCTCGCTATCAGGACGGCTTGAATATCAGCGTTGATGCACCGGAAGCCGGCGCGTTGCAGGTTGGTACGCCGGTGCTGTTCCGCGGCATTGAAGTCGGTACGGTAACCGGGCTATCGCTGGGCACGCTTTCCGACCGTATCGCCGTGTCGCTGCGCATCAGCAAACGTTATCAGCATCTGGTGCGCGACAATTCTGTCTTCTGGCTGGCTTCGGGTTACAACCTGGAATTCGGCCTGACGGGCGGCGTCATCAAGAGTGGAACCTTCCAGCAGTTCATTCGCGGCGGTATCGCGTTTGCCACGCCACCCAGTACGCCACTCGCCCCCAAAGCACAGGAAGGAAAGCATTTCCTGCTGAGGAACGAAGAGCCCAAAGAGTGGCGACAATGGGGAACGGCGATTCCAACTCCCAATAATTAA
- the proQ gene encoding RNA chaperone ProQ — MENQPKLNSSKEVIAFLAERFPLCFTTEGETRPLKIGIFQDLVERVPESDNVSKTQLRSALRLYTSSWRYLYGVKLGAQRVDLDGNPCGELEQQHVDHARQQLEEAKARVQAQRAEQQAKKREAAGESAEAARTPRPAQKRAPRRDASNNASRNNASQNNASRNNAPRNPRQPSSGQSQSSSQQSANAQSRQAKPASNERQRVAVTDVSKLQIGQEIKVRAGKDAMDATVLEIAKGEVRVQLASGLAMIVRAEHLQF, encoded by the coding sequence ATGGAAAATCAACCTAAGTTGAACAGTAGTAAAGAAGTCATTGCCTTTTTGGCAGAGCGGTTCCCGCTTTGTTTCACCACCGAAGGTGAAACTCGTCCGTTAAAGATCGGTATTTTTCAGGATCTTGTTGAGCGTGTGCCGGAGTCCGATAACGTCAGTAAGACGCAATTACGCTCTGCGCTGCGTCTCTATACCTCAAGCTGGCGGTATCTGTACGGTGTAAAATTGGGTGCCCAACGTGTGGATCTGGATGGTAATCCATGCGGTGAGTTGGAACAGCAGCATGTCGATCATGCTCGTCAGCAATTGGAAGAAGCGAAAGCGCGAGTTCAGGCTCAGCGTGCTGAGCAACAGGCGAAAAAACGTGAAGCAGCCGGAGAATCGGCAGAAGCAGCGCGTACCCCTCGTCCCGCTCAGAAACGTGCGCCGCGCCGCGATGCTTCAAACAATGCATCTCGAAACAATGCGTCTCAAAACAATGCATCTCGAAACAACGCACCGCGTAATCCACGTCAGCCTTCTTCCGGCCAATCGCAGTCCTCTTCTCAGCAATCCGCGAATGCTCAGTCTCGTCAGGCAAAGCCTGCCAGCAATGAGCGTCAACGGGTCGCGGTTACAGATGTTTCCAAACTGCAAATCGGTCAGGAAATCAAAGTCAGAGCCGGCAAAGACGCCATGGATGCCACCGTGCTTGAAATTGCCAAAGGCGAAGTCAGAGTACAATTGGCTTCTGGACTGGCAATGATTGTACGCGCAGAACACTTGCAGTTCTGA
- a CDS encoding malate/lactate/ureidoglycolate dehydrogenase, with protein sequence MQISASRLMATTQSVLQKAGCEENEARTVTEHLVAANLKGHDSHGVGMLPHYVAFIEKGIMHPNTPARLVRDGGAVLQFTGDRGFGQRTGKEAMQAAIERVKTTGVCLMTLSSTCHLGRIGTYGEMAADAGLVSIHFVNVNDLDPIVAPWCGSEARFGTNPICIAFPPTEHNAAFVLDFATSVVALGKTRVAYLAGKTFDEEVMLDCHGVSTNDPKVMWEGEKHGALKPIAKHKGGGLILAAEMLAGLLSGGGTIQPENARQGAIVNNMTTIVIDPASMVSMAWLQKEYDAMLDYVRSSTAPDPAQPILIAGEPERISQAQRRADGIDLSDQEWQKIVEAGIALGMNPAEFTLIA encoded by the coding sequence ATGCAGATTTCAGCCAGCCGTCTGATGGCGACGACACAAAGCGTATTGCAAAAAGCAGGATGTGAAGAAAACGAAGCTCGAACTGTCACCGAACACCTTGTGGCCGCGAATCTAAAAGGGCATGACAGCCACGGCGTGGGGATGTTGCCACATTATGTGGCGTTCATCGAGAAAGGCATCATGCACCCGAATACACCAGCGCGTTTAGTGCGTGACGGTGGGGCGGTGCTGCAATTTACTGGCGATCGCGGTTTTGGCCAGCGTACGGGTAAAGAAGCGATGCAGGCGGCTATTGAGCGAGTGAAAACGACGGGCGTGTGTTTAATGACGCTATCGTCTACCTGTCATTTGGGACGTATCGGCACCTATGGAGAAATGGCAGCGGACGCTGGGCTCGTGTCGATACACTTCGTCAACGTTAACGATCTCGACCCGATTGTGGCTCCCTGGTGTGGCAGCGAAGCTCGTTTCGGGACGAACCCTATCTGCATTGCATTCCCGCCAACGGAGCATAACGCGGCCTTTGTTCTGGATTTCGCCACCAGCGTGGTTGCGCTGGGGAAAACCCGTGTCGCGTATCTGGCGGGCAAAACGTTTGATGAAGAGGTCATGCTGGATTGTCACGGTGTTTCCACGAACGATCCGAAAGTCATGTGGGAAGGCGAAAAGCACGGTGCCTTGAAACCCATTGCGAAGCATAAAGGCGGCGGGTTGATTTTAGCGGCTGAAATGCTGGCAGGGCTGTTATCTGGTGGAGGAACCATTCAACCGGAGAACGCGCGTCAGGGGGCGATAGTGAATAACATGACGACGATTGTTATCGATCCCGCCAGTATGGTGTCTATGGCGTGGTTGCAGAAAGAATATGATGCGATGCTGGACTACGTTCGCTCTTCAACAGCTCCCGATCCGGCACAGCCTATTTTAATCGCTGGTGAACCGGAGCGTATTTCGCAGGCACAGCGTCGTGCAGACGGTATTGACTTGTCCGATCAGGAGTGGCAGAAAATCGTGGAAGCAGGGATCGCTTTGGGGATGAATCCAGCCGAGTTCACGTTAATAGCATAA
- a CDS encoding GAF domain-containing protein, which produces MNKQEFYQDLIRDMSSLIADENRFITILSNSSALLFERLDGVNWAGFYLLDNDTLFLGPFQGKVACVRIPVGKGVCGAAIAENRIQRVDDVHAFPGHIACDAASNAEIVLPLVVNGQPIGVLDIDSTLYQRFDADDEEGLKAVVSVLCAQLEASDVMTFINSLTLRQG; this is translated from the coding sequence ATGAATAAACAAGAATTTTATCAGGATCTCATTCGCGACATGTCATCGCTCATCGCGGATGAAAACCGTTTTATTACGATTTTATCAAACAGCAGTGCGCTGCTGTTTGAGCGTTTGGATGGGGTTAACTGGGCAGGGTTTTACCTGTTGGATAACGACACGCTTTTCCTGGGACCGTTTCAGGGCAAGGTTGCTTGTGTGCGTATTCCGGTTGGCAAAGGTGTATGCGGTGCGGCGATAGCTGAAAATCGCATTCAGCGCGTGGATGATGTCCACGCGTTCCCTGGTCATATCGCCTGTGATGCCGCGAGTAATGCTGAAATTGTGCTACCGCTTGTCGTTAACGGGCAACCGATTGGCGTTCTGGATATTGACAGTACCCTTTATCAGCGTTTTGACGCAGATGATGAAGAAGGGCTGAAGGCCGTGGTGAGCGTACTTTGTGCTCAACTGGAAGCGAGCGATGTGATGACATTCATCAATTCTCTCACGTTGAGACAAGGTTAA
- the yebS gene encoding membrane integrity lipid transport subunit YebS has protein sequence MKIQSITSPAPFPSPRPPLTEGSKSTVSAIDRYHRCPECDAFFALPQLKRTQTANCPRCDAKVSSGRDWNISRLAAMAVAMLVLMPFAFTEPLISIRLLGVTINASLFEGIWQITRQGHPLTASMVAFCTVGAPLTLVFSLLYLFFAPRIGMNLRPILLMLQRLKEWMMLDIYLVGMAVAAIKVREFADVQAGIGLVAFLALMTLSLLTLIHLNTDQLWQRFYPRMRPLIAPDRYRICLSCHFTSSPDNRGRCPRCHIPLRLRQRQSLQKSWAALIASIILLIPANLLPISIIYVNGARTEDTIFSGILSLASGNVPIALVVFIASILVPFTKVIVLFGLLVSIHLRSEGNIMMRMKMLRVIRWIGRWSMLDLFVIALTMSLVNRDQLLAFTMGPAAFYFGAAVILTILAVEWLDSRLMWDNTDVE, from the coding sequence ATGAAAATACAGAGTATAACCAGCCCTGCGCCGTTTCCGTCTCCCCGGCCACCGTTAACCGAGGGATCGAAAAGTACCGTATCTGCGATCGATCGCTATCACCGCTGCCCTGAATGCGATGCCTTTTTTGCGCTACCGCAGTTGAAACGAACTCAGACGGCGAATTGTCCACGCTGCGATGCCAAAGTCAGCTCAGGCCGAGATTGGAACATTTCTCGTCTTGCTGCGATGGCTGTCGCCATGCTGGTACTGATGCCGTTCGCCTTCACTGAACCGTTGATCAGTATTCGGCTGTTGGGCGTCACCATCAATGCCAGCCTGTTTGAAGGCATTTGGCAAATCACTCGTCAAGGGCACCCGCTCACGGCAAGTATGGTCGCCTTCTGTACCGTTGGCGCCCCGCTCACGCTGGTTTTTTCTCTGTTATATCTGTTCTTTGCTCCCCGAATCGGGATGAATCTGCGGCCCATCCTGCTCATGTTGCAACGGCTAAAAGAATGGATGATGCTGGATATCTATCTGGTCGGCATGGCCGTTGCCGCAATCAAAGTCCGTGAATTTGCGGATGTTCAGGCGGGAATCGGACTGGTCGCCTTTCTGGCACTGATGACCTTAAGCCTGTTGACGCTGATTCACTTAAATACCGACCAGCTTTGGCAGCGGTTTTATCCGCGCATGAGGCCGTTGATTGCGCCGGATCGCTATCGAATCTGCCTTTCCTGCCACTTCACCAGTTCACCCGACAACCGGGGTCGTTGCCCCCGGTGCCATATTCCGCTTCGCTTGCGCCAGCGGCAAAGCCTGCAAAAATCCTGGGCTGCGCTCATTGCTTCTATAATTTTACTGATCCCCGCTAACCTGTTGCCCATATCAATTATTTATGTCAACGGTGCGCGTACGGAGGACACGATTTTTTCCGGTATTCTTTCGCTGGCGTCAGGCAATGTTCCGATTGCGCTGGTGGTCTTTATTGCCAGTATTCTGGTGCCGTTTACTAAGGTTATTGTGCTGTTCGGACTGCTGGTGAGTATCCATCTTCGTTCGGAAGGCAACATAATGATGCGCATGAAGATGCTGCGCGTTATCCGTTGGATCGGTCGCTGGTCCATGCTCGATTTATTTGTGATTGCTCTGACGATGTCGCTCGTCAACCGCGATCAATTACTCGCTTTCACCATGGGGCCTGCTGCCTTTTACTTTGGCGCAGCGGTGATTCTCACTATCCTTGCCGTTGAATGGCTGGATAGCCGACTGATGTGGGATAACACTGATGTGGAATAA
- a CDS encoding extensin family protein, with amino-acid sequence MRGWGIVVMILGALVALAPWIQRQLPPGYDPFSPLSVDDPPTFITRLKMKSVASDPEACLAVLKQAQENGRLRFSEANDISGQCPVVSPVRIQSFGAVTLSSSFLASCPLALSSTMFVAQVAVPQAQSLGTSLTRIDHMGSYACRNIYHRPEGRLSEHATADAWDIAAFRLSDGRQVSVLNQWSATDERGSYLRTTFRESCRFFGNSLGPEYNAAHANHFHFGMRGFGVCR; translated from the coding sequence ATGCGGGGATGGGGAATAGTTGTGATGATACTCGGGGCGCTGGTGGCTCTGGCTCCCTGGATCCAACGTCAACTCCCGCCTGGCTACGATCCTTTTTCTCCGCTGTCCGTTGATGACCCACCCACGTTTATAACTCGGCTGAAAATGAAGTCTGTCGCCAGCGATCCTGAGGCTTGTCTGGCGGTATTAAAGCAGGCGCAGGAAAACGGGCGGCTACGATTCTCCGAGGCCAATGATATCAGTGGGCAATGTCCGGTAGTGTCGCCCGTCCGGATACAAAGTTTTGGTGCGGTCACACTCAGTTCCAGTTTTCTTGCCAGTTGCCCGCTGGCGCTGAGTAGCACCATGTTTGTGGCACAGGTCGCGGTGCCGCAGGCGCAGTCACTTGGCACGTCGCTGACGCGTATCGATCATATGGGTAGCTACGCCTGTCGCAATATCTACCATCGACCGGAAGGGCGTTTGAGTGAGCATGCAACGGCGGACGCGTGGGATATTGCCGCGTTTCGTCTCTCTGACGGTCGGCAGGTTAGCGTCCTGAATCAGTGGTCGGCAACGGACGAACGCGGCAGCTATTTGCGTACCACGTTCAGGGAAAGCTGTCGCTTTTTCGGTAATTCGCTGGGGCCGGAATATAACGCCGCACATGCTAATCACTTTCACTTTGGCATGCGAGGTTTTGGCGTGTGTCGATGA
- the prc gene encoding carboxy terminal-processing peptidase translates to MNNLVKITAIAGLLLAGSSFANENITRVEQIPQLHQEPQHATVSDRVASRFLRSHYRQFMLDAQFSEKIFNRYLNMLDYSHNVLLASDVAQFSGQKAQLGDALKSGQLDVPYALYNLAQKRRFERFQYALSLLDKPVDLTGNETFELDRSKAPWPQNVGELNRLWDAKVKYDWLSLKLTGKDDKDIKETLTKRYQFAIRRLAQSNSEDVFQLVMNAFAREIDPHTSYLSPRNTEQFNTEMSLSLEGIGAVLQMDDDYTMINSMVPGGPAAKSKNITVGDRVVGVGQSGKPMVDVIGWRLDDVVALIKGPKGSKVRLEILPAGKGTKTRIVTLTRERIRLEDRAVKMSVKTVGKDKVGVLDIPGFYVGLTDDVKVQLQKLEKQNVSSIVIDLRTNGGGALTEAVGLSGLFIPGGPVVQVRDNNGKVREDSDTDGIVYYKGPLVVLVDRFSASASEIFAAAMQDYGRALIVGEPTFGKGTVQQYRSLNRIYDQMLRPDWPALGSVQYTIQKFYRIDGGSTQMKGVTPDVMMPTGTETVDTGEKFEDNALPWDSIKAANYTKSGDLKALISKLNEHHQERIAKDPEFQYVAQDIARYNALKDKRNIVSLNLAQREKENDDDEAMRLKRINDRLAREGKKPLKSLEDLPKDYQAPDPYLDETVKIANDLAQEQKE, encoded by the coding sequence ATGAACAACTTAGTCAAAATAACCGCCATCGCAGGTTTACTGCTGGCGGGCTCCAGTTTTGCAAATGAAAACATTACGCGTGTTGAACAGATTCCTCAGCTACATCAGGAGCCTCAGCACGCGACCGTTAGCGACAGGGTGGCCTCACGTTTCCTGCGTTCGCACTATCGCCAGTTTATGCTGGATGCGCAGTTCTCTGAGAAAATTTTTAACCGCTACCTCAATATGCTGGACTACAGCCACAACGTGCTGTTGGCCTCTGATGTGGCACAATTTTCCGGGCAAAAAGCCCAGTTGGGCGACGCGCTGAAATCCGGCCAACTGGATGTTCCGTACGCGTTGTACAATCTGGCGCAGAAGCGTCGGTTTGAACGTTTTCAATATGCACTGTCGCTGCTGGATAAACCGGTCGATCTGACGGGCAATGAGACGTTTGAGCTCGATCGCAGCAAAGCCCCTTGGCCGCAGAACGTGGGTGAACTTAACCGCCTGTGGGATGCCAAGGTAAAATATGACTGGCTCAGCCTGAAGCTGACCGGCAAAGATGATAAAGACATCAAAGAGACGCTGACTAAGCGTTATCAGTTTGCGATTCGCCGTCTGGCGCAAAGCAACAGCGAAGATGTTTTCCAACTCGTCATGAACGCCTTTGCGCGTGAAATTGACCCGCATACCAGCTACCTGTCACCGCGTAACACTGAGCAATTCAATACCGAAATGAGCCTGTCGCTCGAAGGGATTGGTGCGGTGTTACAGATGGATGACGACTACACCATGATTAATTCTATGGTGCCCGGTGGTCCGGCAGCGAAAAGCAAAAACATTACCGTCGGTGACCGCGTGGTTGGCGTAGGCCAAAGTGGTAAGCCAATGGTGGATGTTATCGGTTGGCGTCTGGATGATGTCGTTGCGCTGATTAAAGGGCCGAAAGGCAGTAAGGTGCGTCTGGAGATTCTTCCTGCTGGCAAAGGGACGAAAACCCGCATTGTCACGCTGACGCGTGAACGCATTCGCCTTGAAGACCGCGCGGTCAAAATGTCCGTCAAGACGGTCGGCAAGGATAAAGTCGGCGTGCTGGACATCCCCGGTTTCTATGTCGGCCTGACGGATGACGTGAAAGTTCAGCTCCAGAAGCTGGAAAAACAGAACGTCAGCAGCATTGTGATTGACTTACGTACTAACGGCGGCGGTGCGCTGACGGAAGCGGTAGGGCTTTCCGGTCTGTTTATCCCAGGCGGCCCTGTGGTTCAGGTGCGCGATAATAACGGCAAAGTGCGTGAAGACAGCGACACTGACGGCATTGTGTATTACAAAGGCCCGCTGGTGGTGTTGGTAGACCGTTTCAGTGCTTCTGCTTCCGAGATCTTCGCGGCGGCAATGCAGGATTATGGCCGTGCCTTGATCGTGGGTGAACCGACATTTGGTAAAGGCACCGTGCAGCAGTATCGCTCTCTGAATCGGATTTACGATCAGATGCTGCGTCCTGACTGGCCAGCGCTGGGTTCTGTGCAATATACGATTCAGAAGTTCTATCGTATTGACGGCGGCAGTACACAGATGAAAGGCGTGACGCCTGACGTGATGATGCCAACCGGCACGGAAACGGTAGATACCGGTGAGAAGTTTGAAGATAACGCGCTACCGTGGGACAGCATCAAAGCGGCGAACTACACGAAGAGCGGCGATCTGAAGGCACTGATTAGCAAACTGAATGAACATCATCAGGAGCGTATCGCCAAAGATCCTGAGTTCCAGTATGTCGCGCAAGATATTGCCCGCTACAACGCGCTGAAGGATAAGCGCAACATCGTGTCGCTCAATCTTGCCCAGCGTGAGAAAGAGAATGACGATGATGAAGCGATGCGTCTGAAGCGGATTAACGATCGACTGGCGAGAGAAGGTAAAAAACCGCTCAAATCGTTGGAAGATCTGCCGAAGGACTATCAGGCACCCGATCCTTATCTGGATGAAACGGTGAAAATCGCTAACGATTTGGCACAGGAACAGAAAGAATAA